A region from the Drosophila ananassae strain 14024-0371.13 chromosome 2L, ASM1763931v2, whole genome shotgun sequence genome encodes:
- the LOC123256974 gene encoding pupal cuticle protein Edg-84A, which translates to MAFKLIAVVSCLLAAASAGLIPLEQHEQYQAHQPQHVIYQKPHDIHGHAHAHEVYPDDPHPKYNFAYDVQDALSGDSKSQVESRDGDVVQGEYSLDDADGFRRTVKYTADSVNGFNAVVHREPLAHVHHKVVAAAPVQYHHAPAPAPAVIKTYAAPAHAPAYVAPAYTAATPAYTAPAYTAHHEHQLEQHQPEPEHQQHHYASYESPAHSQAAHEGHEYYHHQ; encoded by the exons ATGGCTTTCAAG CTGATTGCTGTAGTCTCCTGCCTCCTGGCCGCCGCCTCCGCGGGTCTCATCCCCCTGGAGCAGCACGAGCAGTACCAGGCCCACCAGCCGCAGCACGTGATCTACCAGAAGCCCCACGACATCCATGGCCACGCTCATGCCCACGAGGTGTACCCCGATGACCCGCATCCCAAGTACAACTTCGCCTACGATGTCCAGGATGCCCTCTCCGGCGATTCCAAGAGCCAGGTGGAGTCCCGTGATGGGGATGTCGTCCAGGGCGAGTACTCTCTGGATGATGCCGATGGTTTCCGCAGGACTGTGAAGTACACGGCCGATTCCGTCAACGGATTCAACGCCGTCGTCCACCGTGAGCCACTGGCCCATGTGCACCACAAAGTGGTGGCAGCTGCCCCGGTACAGTACCATCatgctcctgctcccgctcccgctGTGATCAAGACCTACGCCGCTCCCGCTCATGCTCCTGCTTATGTGGCTCCTGCCTATACCGCCGCCACCCCAGCTTACACTGCTCCTGCCTACACCGCCCACCACGAGCACCAGCTGGAGCAGCACCAGCCAGAGCCTGAGCACCAGCAGCACCACTACGCCAGCTACGAGTCTCCCGCCCACTCCCAGGCCGCCCATGAAGGTCACGAGTACTACCACCACCAGTAA
- the LOC6500584 gene encoding larval cuticle protein A2B — MAFKIVIALALFAVAQGAVLRTAAPVAVAPAPVPVLAKTVELEEVDPHPQYSYSYDVQDTLSGDNKGHVEERDGDLVRGEYSLIDADGFKRTVTYTADPVNGFNAVVRREPIAAIVEAEPLVKVAAPLVKAAAPVAVAAPAIAAPIVRSAPLAVSAPLIKSAPLAVAAPVIKSAPLIASPFVRSAPLAVAAPAPILRTAAYATPLRYTAPAYTVANL, encoded by the exons ATGGCGTTTAAG ATTGTGATCGCTTTGGCTCTGTTCGCCGTGGCTCAAGGAGCCGTTCTTAGAACCGCTGCTCCCGTGGCAGTGGCTCCTGCTCCGGTTCCCGTCCTGGCCAAGACCGTCGAGCTGGAGGAGGTCGATCCCCATCCCCAGTACTCGTATAGCTACGACGTTCAGGACACCCTCTCCGGCGACAACAAGGGACACGTGGAGGAGCGCGACGGAGACCTGGTCCGCGGCGAGTACTCCCTGATCGATGCCGATGGCTTCAAGCGCACTGTCACCTACACCGCCGATCCCGTCAACGGATTCAACGCCGTGGTCCGCCGTGAGCCCATTGCCGCCATTGTGGAAGCCGAACCATTGGTGAAGGTCGCTGCCCCACTTGTCAAGGCCGCCGCCCCCGTTGCCGTGGCTGCCCCCGCCATCGCCGCTCCAATTGTGCGCTCTGCTCCCTTGGCCGTGTCTGCTCCTCTGATCAAGTCCGCTCCTTTGGCTGTAGCTGCTCCAGTCATCAAGTCGGCTCCTCTGATCGCCTCGCCGTTTGTTCGCTCCGCTCCCCTCGCGGTGGCAGCTCCAGCCCCCATTCTGCGCACTGCTGCTTATGCCACGCCCCTGCGGTACACCGCTCCCGCCTACACCGTCGCCAACTTGTAA
- the LOC6500582 gene encoding larval cuticle protein A2B-like yields the protein MAFKFVFALAFVAVASAGYAPIAAPQVYHAAPAVAAYAAPVAVAQKVVVKAAEEYDPHPQYRFSYGVDDKLTGDNKGQVEERDGDVVRGEYSLIDADGYKRTVQYTADPINGFNAVVNREPLVKAVAVAPVVKTIAPVATYAAPAHYAAPAIVKTVAPVAHYAAPAVVKTVAPVAHYAAPAVVKTVAPVAHYAAPAAYTSYAAPAVAYHH from the exons ATGGCATTCAAG TTCGTGTTCGCTCTTGCTTTCGTGGCCGTCGCCAGCGCTGGTTACGCCCCCATTGCCGCCCCCCAGGTCTACCACGCCGCCCCTGCTGTGGCCGCCTATGCCGCTCCCGTGGCCGTGGCCCAGAAGGTCGTCGTCAAGGCCGCTGAGGAGTACGATCCTCATCCCCAGTACCGTTTCTCCTATGGAGTCGACGACAAGCTGACCGGCGACAACAAGGGACAGGTGGAGGAGCGTGATGGCGATGTGGTCCGCGGAGAGTACTCCCTGATCGATGCCGATGGCTACAAGAGGACCGTCCAGTACACCGCCGACCCCATCAACGGATTCAACGCCGTCGTGAACCGTGAACCCCTCGTCAAGGCTGTCGCCGTTGCCCCCGTTGTCAAGACCATCGCCCCCGTGGCCACCTATGCCGCCCCTGCCCATTACGCCGCTCCTGCCATCGTCAAGACTGTGGCTCCAGTTGCCCACTACGCCGCTCCTGCTGTCGTGAAGACCGTTGCCCCCGTGGCCCACTACGCCGCTCCTGCCGTGGTCAAGACCGTGGCCCCCGTTGCCCACTATGCTGCCCCCGCTGCCTATACCTCGTACGCTGCCCCCGCCGTTGCCTACCACCACTAA
- the LOC6499974 gene encoding larval cuticle protein A3A: MAFKFVFALAFVAVASAGYAPIAAPQVYHAAPAVAAYAAPVAVAQKVVVKAAEEYDPHPQYRFSYGVDDKLTGDNKGQVEERDGDVVRGEYSLIDADGYKRTVQYTADPINGFNAVVNREPLVKAVAVAPVVKTIAPVATYAAPAHYAAPAVVKTVAPVAHYAAPAVVKTVAPVATYAAPAHYAAPAVVKTVAPVAHYAAPAAAYTSYSAPAVSYHH; this comes from the exons ATGGCCTTCAAG TTTGTCTTCGCTCTTGCCTTCGTGGCCGTTGCCAGCGCCGGATACGCCCCCATTGCCGCCCCCCAGGTCTACCATGCCGCCCCTGCTGTGGCCGCCTACGCCGCTCCCGTGGCCGTGGCCCAGAAGGTCGTCGTCAAGGCCGCCGAGGAGTACGATCCTCATCCCCAGTACCGTTTCTCCTATGGAGTGGACGACAAGCTGACCGGCGACAACAAGGGACAGGTGGAGGAGCGTGATGGCGATGTGGTCCGCGGCGAGTACTCCCTGATCGACGCTGATGGCTACAAGAGGACCGTCCAGTACACCGCCGACCCCATCAACGGATTCAACGCCGTCGTGAACCGTGAACCCCTCGTCAAGGCCGTCGCCGTTGCCCCCGTTGTCAAGACCATCGCTCCCGTGGCCACCTATGCCGCTCCTGCCCATTACGCCGCCCCTGCTGTGGTCAAGACCGTCGCTCCAGTTGCCCACTACGCCGCTCCTGCTGTCGTGAAGACTGTCGCCCCCGTTGCCACCTATGCTGCTCCTGCCCACTACGCCGCCCCTGCCGTGGTCAAGACTGTTGCCCCCGTGGCCCACTATGCCGCCCCTGCTGCCGCCTACACCTCCTACTCGGCTCCCGCCGTCAGCTACCATCACTAA
- the LOC6500585 gene encoding larval cuticle protein A2B, whose amino-acid sequence MAFKFFAVLALVAAASAGVLPVQPVYHAPAPAVAYAHAPVAVAHAQPVLAKATDEYDPHPQYKYAYDVQDAISGDSKSQVEERDGDVVHGEYSLIDADGFKRIVQYTSDPVNGFNAVVNRVPLEHVKTVVKTVAPVAVPVAAAPIPVAYHQHH is encoded by the exons ATGGCCTTCAAG TTCTTCGCTGTTCTCGCCCTCGTTGCGGCCGCCAGTGCTGGTGTCCTTCCCGTCCAGCCTGTCTATCACGCCCCAGCTCCCGCGGTGGCCTACGCCCACGCCCCTGTGGCTGTTGCCCATGCCCAGCCGGTTCTGGCCAAGGCCACCGACGAGTACGATCCCCATCCCCAGTACAAGTACGCCTACGATGTCCAGGATGCCATCTCCGGGGACTCCAAGAGCCAGGTGGAGGAGCGTGACGGCGACGTGGTCCATGGCGAGTACTCCCTGATCGATGCCGATGGCTTCAAGCGCATCGTCCAGTACACCTCCGACCCCGTCAACGGATTCAACGCCGTCGTCAACCGTGTGCCCCTCGAGCATGTGAAGACCGTGGTCAAGACCGTGGCTCCAGTGGCTGTGcccgtggctgctgcccccATCCCGGTGGCCTACCACCAACACCACTAA
- the LOC6499973 gene encoding cuticle protein 21, with product MAFKFIALFALIAAANAGVLPAAQVYHAAPAVATYAAPAVAAYAAPAAVVKTVAHAPVLTKATEEYDPHPQYKYAYDVQDSLSGDSKSQVEERDGDVVRGEYSLIDSDGFKRTVQYTADPINGFNAVVNREPLVKAVAVAPVVKTIAPVATYAAPAHYAAPAIVKTVAPVAHYAAPAVVKTVAPVAHYAAPAVVKTVAPVAHYAAPAAYTSYAAPAVAYHH from the exons ATGGCTTTCAAG TTCATCGCCCTCTTCGCCCTGATCGCCGCCGCCAACGCTGGCGTCCTGCCCGCCGCCCAGGTCTACCACGCCGCCCCCGCCGTGGCCACCTATGCCGCTCCTGCTGTGGCCGCCTACGCCGCTCCCGCTGCTGTGGTCAAGACTGTGGCCCACGCCCCGGTGCTGACCAAGGCCACCGAGGAGTACGATCCCCATCCCCAGTACAAATATGCTTACGATGTCCAGGACTCCCTCTCCGGAGACTCCAAGAGCCAGGTGGAGGAGCGTGATGGCGATGTTGTCCGCGGCGAGTACTCTCTTATCGACTCTGATGGCTTCAAGCGCACTGTCCAGTACACCGCTGACCCCATCAACGGATTCAACGCTGTTGTGAACCGTGAGCCCCTCGTCAAGGCCGTCGCCGTTGCCCCCGTTGTCAAGACCATCGCCCCCGTGGCCACCTATGCCGCCCCTGCCCATTACGCCGCTCCTGCCATCGTCAAGACTGTGGCTCCAGTTGCCCACTACGCCGCTCCTGCTGTCGTGAAGACCGTTGCCCCCGTGGCCCACTACGCCGCTCCTGCTGTGGTCAAGACCGTGGCCCCCGTTGCCCACTATGCTGCCCCCGCTGCCTACACCTCGTACGCCGCCCCCGCTGTTGCCTACCACCACTAA